The genomic window cggttcgattcccagcatcctatatggtgccctgtgcactaccaggaataattcctgagtgcagagctaagagtaatccctgtgcattgctagatgtgacccaaaaagcaaaaaaaaaaaaaaccctagagaaatgagcctgagagacagtatagaAGCAGGGTTCTGTGCCCAGTATTCACTTGGTTCTCCAGAGACcttcccagagtgattcctgagcacagaaccaggagtaagctctgagaacagccaggtgggCCCCcccaatcaaaaccaaaacaaatagacaaaaaagaaaaattggagaaACGTGGgctggggaaaaaaatttttttttaatgtcatgcctgacccagcagtgcttagtgcttactcctggctctgcactcagggatcacgcctggtgggctcaggggaccgtccgGGGTGCTGACCTGCTGGCGCCTGAGAGGGGGCTCAGTCTTGGCTTCCGCAGAGCCCCACTTGGAACCATCGTGCTCCTGGCCTTCTCCGGGcgcccctaagcacagctggggagATGTCCTGTCCCCTTGTGTCAGCTGGGTGGGGGGCAAGAATGGCTATTTGAGGTGATTGGGAAGTGGATGGGGAAGCTGGTAGGTGGCGAAGCCGAGGGGAAGCCCTGACCCAGTAGCAGTTAGAGGAGACAGAAGCGCTCCCCAGGGAGCCCACAGCACAGCGCCCAAAAGCTGGGCTCCCGGAAGGGCTGTGCTGGtgcagagagagcaggagagtgaCCCGCCAGGGGCCGGGGTCCAGCTGCCTTTGTGGCCTGGATTGTGAGCTGAAGAAGCAGGTGAGTGAAATCTAGTGACGACGAGGTGGCACAGGCCCGaatgcagaaagaaaaacaaaacaaaaccttttctCTGGGGGGCTATGGGACCAAGGAAAAGTAGGACGTTATCAGGAGGGGCAAAGTAGTCCTGGGAcctcccccctctctcatttTTTACCAACAAGCCCTCTGaagatattctctctctctctctctctctctctctctctctctctctctctctctccccccccccttgctTGTTCCAAAATCTGCTCcatagacttttttaaaattccagttttggggtcacaccctacgatgcttaggggtgattcctggcatcGTGCTCAGAGCACCATTCGTGTGAGAATTTGCACCTTGGAGCCTCTCCAGACGAAGCCCTCTGAGCTCTGACCCTGCCCCCGTGAGAATTATGATCCCAGTTTCCAGCTGAGGTAACGAACCATCTCAGCAAGGGAAAGTAACTGGCCCGTCGGTGGGAGATGGAGGGCACAGGAAGGCTGGCGAGCCCGTCAGTTGGCTCCCCGGGCTCCAGCTTCTGGGGGGCCCGAGCAGAGATGGAGCTGGACTGAGAGGTGGGTGGCCTCTGCCCTATCAAAGGTCACAGGAAGCGGAATCTTGGTTGGGATGGGGACCAAATCCTCCAGCTGTGAAGGGCACCTGAGGTCCGGAGAGAGAAAATCAAGACCCTAGGAGAGGTAGGAGGTGCAGGGGTCGGTGAGGGTGAGGCTGAGGCTGGCCCCACGTACACCGTCCACCTGTGAATAGCACCAGATCGAGTATCTGCCTCCctcctggcctcctcctcctcctcctcctcctcctctgctccaCTCTCGGGCCCAGCCACGCCTCAGTGCACCCGCTCAATGGGCACAGTCTAATCCCCTGACATCACCGCCTGCCTAGCACAGCCCTGCCTGCGGCCCTGGTAGCCCCCAGCCCTGAGGCCTGGAGGTCCTCTGTCGCAGAACCCCTCATTCCCTCCTCAGTCTCTTTCGTTAGCTAAATTAGGGGCATCTCAGATCTGGTACCAAGCTGGGGGCCAAGAGTCCAAGCACTGTCCTGGTCATGCTGTGTAGTTCCAGGTCAGTAGCTGTCCCTCTCTAGGCCTTGGCTTTCTCGTGTAAGTCTTTTCTACCCAGTGCTAATGACATCAGCCTGTGTGGACTTCTTAGCACTTTGTCACTTTAGGAAATTTTGTTCTCGACCCACTGCCCCTTTCCTTTGTTGTGACGACAATGTGGGGCTCGGATGCAGGGCTGAGGTGCTCGCTCCTCTTTCACTGGGATGTTCCCGGAAGTCACACACCAGGtcgcgggctctctgagagctgcCTTTCACGGGAATACAGCTTACTCAACATCTGGGTTCTTGGACGTAGATGCtttgggggttcacacctggcaaaggAATTTtttgctcaggagctattcctagggatgggaggaccatgtggtactattCCATGGGGGTCTTATTTGCAAGCCatgcccactgagctatccccaGTTACCCTCCTTCACTTGCAGGTGCCAGCCCAGGGTCACCCCTCAGAGGTGTTTCGGGGCTTAGCACACAAGCCTTCTGAGTTCACCAGGCCCcatcctgtgtgcatgtgtgtgtgtgcatgcttgtgtgcaaaggtgtatgcatgagtgtgtgcatgtgtgcatgcgtgtgcatacatgtgtgtgcatatgtgtatgtgtgcatttgtgtgcatatgtgtgcgtgcatatgtgtatgtgcatttgtgtgcacacatgtgtgtgcatatgtgtatgtgtgcacatgtgtgcatgcatacatatgtTTGTGTGCTCTGCTTACACACCGCTGACTACAGTGCCACAGGAAGTTTCTTGCACTGCTGTGTGCAGTGGGCAGCAAAGTGTCAGCCTCCACAGCGGGGCCAGAATGGCGCCTGGTGTGCTCAGGCCCCCGGGATTTAAACTTGCAGCTGTGTGCCGTCAACGCAGGTGCTCGAAGCCTCTTCTCTTTCAGGCatggagattttcttttttctttttttctttttgagccacacctggctgtgctcagggctcattcctggcagtgctcaggagaccataggaggtgccagaAAATTCAACAGCGGCTCAATGGCAAGCGCCTTAAcacctttactatctctttgggccAAAACTTTTGTTTGGCTTctacttggttttgtttgggggccacgcccaatGGTGGTCAGGctcttagctcagggatcactcctgacaaggctcagaGGATCATTGCGGGTGCCAGGAAGCAGACCtaggctggtcacatgcaagacgagccccttgcccactgtacttcCTCTCTGATAGCTAGCACagaaattttgtttcttattgtTTCCCAGGTTGGTTACTcgtttggttttctttgggggcaggatgggagaggTGAGGAGGTTTGAGGCTCCGGCAAGCACCTGGACACTGTCCTATGTCTCGGCCTCTCTGGTTAGGCCACTGGGCAGTGGTGAGGCAGGGCCTGGCCCACATTTCCTGGGGGCACGGTGCCTACCTGCTGACTGAATGCAGAGAGTGGCGGGTGTACCTCCAACCTTAGAAGGAGGGGTGCGTGCCCCACCTGGCAGGGAGTGGAGCACTTTCATCCTGCCTCAGCTGGCAGGAGTATGGTGGGGTGAGAGGTCAGCGAGGGGCTAAGAACTGATCCCTGATGGAGGGGCTGAGAAAGTTCTAGAGAGGGACTAGAGCCCAGGCCTTATCCTCCCTTCACTCCACTGTGGCACTCTGGTCCctgtgggtcactcctgggctgGCACCCCAACCCCGCTCTGCCCCACTGGCAGGGACAGACAAGCCTTGGCTGCCACCTGTGAACCCCACATGCACGTGACCCGCCTGTCTGCAGGgcggctcctggcggggctgtgCTCGTGGGTAGCACCTGGAACCGGCGTTGGGGCGCCAACTGCAGTTCACCGGCCTGTCACATGTGTGGGCCTGCCTGTGTGTGTTCCGGAGCGTCAGGTTCATGCAGATGGCCATTTGTCTcacttgctccagccccgtgtctgTCCCGGAACTGGACCCCCACACAGGAGGGGGCAACGCGGACCGGGAATGAACTAGCTTGTGTGAATATCTGCTGTGTGGCACGTGCCAGCGCAGGCGTAGACGTGCGTCTGCGGGTGCACCTGAGTGTGGGCGATGTTGCCTGCACACCACCCCTCTTGTCTCTTTTCCAAAGTCCCCAGGAGCCAGGGCCAATGCCCGGGTCCAGCTAGGGCGGGACAGGGGCCGCCTCCAGAGGGGAAACTGGATCTCAGGACGTGAGGAGCAGCAGGGAGTGGGGCGGCCCCTTTGTCCCCCTCTAATCCCCTCCCCgccctcgccccctccctcccagcaacCAGGGTTTAAGTGGAGTTTAGGGGGGTGTCATttcagtgtccccttccctgccTATCCCCTGCCTCTGGGAACTCCGCACACCTCTCCTTCCTGGGCGGCTCAGGTATAAAGCCACGTGAGGGGCAGACGGGTGTCCTGGAGGAGCTGGTGACCAGAGAGGAAGGCGCCAAGGAGACAGCATGAGCTGTCTGCTGGGTGAGTGGGGGTGCCCGGGATGATGGGAAGGCGCGGGTACTGCTGACCTGTGTCTGTCTGCTGCCCTGGCATCTGTCGGGCACCTGCACATCCCCACCAGAGGCTGTGCTCATCACTCTCCCAGGACCTGTTCATAGAGTGCCAGGTAGCGTGGCACAGGGGGCACAGCCATGAGGAGACAGACTCTCCCTTCTCATAGAGATTCCATcctgcacacagacagacagacagacagacagtagTCCATAAAGGAGCACAGTCCCGCAAGCATGGTGGAAGGTGAGCGCAGTCAGCCAAGTTTGttggaagaatgaatgaatgaacggatggatggatgaaaggaACTTCCCCTTCGGCTTCCCCTTTAAGTAGGACCTCCTGAGAACTCAGGTCTCAGAAGCGGGCATGAGGAAGGCTACCTGTTTTGCTTCTCATCCCATCACTTCCTGCGGGTGATCTTAGAGAATTCCCTTCTTTTCTGAGACTCTGATTGCTGGGGGAGTCTACCTAATGGGGTCCTACCTTTAAGAGGACCACCTGGCAACAGGCAGTACCTGCTTGCAGTTAAAATGTCTATCCCcatgggggctgaagcgatagcacagcgggtagggcatttgccttgcacgcggccgacccgggttcgattcccagcatcccatatggtcccctgagcaccgccaggagtaattcctgaacgcagaaccaggagtaacccctgtgcatgcgccaaatgtgacccaaaaagcaaaaaaaaaaaagaagtccaccccctgacacacaccctcatgTAGCCAGACCTACTGTCCACGgtgcccagagggagaaggatgcTCCTGGCAATGTCATGCGTGGGAGCCCTGTGAGAAACTAGCTGGGAATGGAGGTGGTCAGGCCTCCCAGGCCCCGAGCCAACACTGTCCAGGGGAAGATGGCAACTGGGAGCCCCCAGAAGGAGATATAGAGAACATGAGGGTCCCTGAAGATGCTAGAGCAGCTAGTGGGGCTTTGGCCCTGTGGTCCGGACAATGGATCCAAGCTGGGCCCTGAATGAGAGGGAAGTAGCCTGGGGAAGGTTGGGGTGGGATCCTGGTGCAGTTCAGCGAGGCAAAGGCCGAAGCAGCATCTTGGGCCAGATTCAGAGCCATACAGAGGTCCCGGCCTCCGCCACCCCAATGACACGGCTCCGTGAGGAGTGGGAGAGTCGAGCTGGACTTGGGTTGTTGAGGGGGAGGCAGATAGACCAGTAGGGGTTTCCTTGAGTGTTTGAGGGGTGCTGGGTCTGTGGAAACAGGTAGCAGAAGGAGGGTTGAGGCTGAAGTGGTGGGATTCCtttcatccttttcttcttttccctacttttgggtcacatcaggtgatgctcaggaggttactcctggctctgcactcaggaattactcctggcagtgctcatgggaccacatgggatgccgggaattgaacctgggtcaaccgtatgcaaggcaaatgttctcccCGATGCattatcactgcagcccctatccttttttcttttttaaagaatcctAAAAGAAAACCCTATTGCTCCACCATGCCTGCACCCCTCTCTATTTCACCCATAGAACACGCACTCCCTTCTCCCTGCAGCCACACGGATATTTCTTATTCCTTGACTTTGTGATAAATCATCCTGACCAGGATCGGAGGGATGATATGGTTTTGTAGTTTCGATTTGAAGATGGAATTTGGAAATCCCTGATAACtaagcatctttatttttcacttttgtttctctttttgtttgccAGCCACACCccataatgctcaggagttacttttttctggttctgtgctcaggggagttCATTCTGGgaggtgtctgggggaccatatggtgccaggatctATATGGGGCCATATTTCTGGCACCAATCTTttcatcttttgtgtgtgtgtgagtttgtgtgtctgtgtgtgtacatgagtggtgtgtgtgtgtacatgaatggtgcatgcatgtgtgtgtgtgtgcgcatgcacacatgtggattagggccatacttggcagtgctcaggagaccatgaggaGACACAGAACTTGAACTTCCCACCTGCTTTGCCTGAACTGCTTCTCTaagaatttttccttcttttagcactttaatgaaaaattttaaatgtaagggccagggagatagtaccaagggctgagcacctgcttggCATGCAGGTGGCTCTGGGTTTGAGCACTACTAGCACCCTAAGTTCCCCTAAGGACCACCAATCACCAAaagagacctctgagcacaagACTGGAAGCAGTCCTTGAAAACTGATGAacgggagctggagaggtagtacagtggatagggcacttgctttgcacacagccaatgtgAGTCCAATTCCAGACACCAATTTAGGGTCCCCCGAGTggtccaggagcaattcctgaatgtagTACCAGGAGAATTGGCtcagatatggctcaaaaacaaaacaaaacaaaagaaagaaagaaagaaagaaagaaagaaagaaagaaagaaagaaagaaagaaagaaagaaagaaaaagaaagaaaggggctggagtgatagcacagcaggtagggcgtttgccttgcacgcggctgacccgggttcgattcccagcatcccatatggttctccagcactgccaggaataattcctgagtgcagaaccaggagtaacccctgttcactgttgggtgtgacccaaaaagcaaaaaaaaaaaaaaaaaaagcacaagtataccaaggggctggagtgatagtacagtggacagggtgtttgccttgcacacggctgacctgggttcaattcccagcatcctctatggtcccccagcactgccaggagtaatttcttttcttttctttttttctttttgggtcatacccagtgatacacaggggttatgctggttctgcactcaggaattacccctggcagtgctcagggcaccatatgggatgctggaaatagagcccaagttggcctcgtgcaaggcaaacaccctacctgctatgctattgctccagccccatgaagttCTTTTGAGGGCAATCAAGAGGATTTATTGTAGGGCTGAATGTGGAAACGCAGAAAAAATTGAGCAATCAGGACCCATGGTTTGTATTGAACAACTGGAGGGCAGAAGTGCTTTTACCTGAGCTGTGAGCACAGGGGATGAGAGAGTGGAGGGGACTTGGGGTTGAGCGTTTGGACATTTCGAGGCTGAGATGTTTGTTAATGGCAGAAGGAAAGTGTTGAGTAGGAGTTGAATATACGGGTCTGGCCAGCAGGGAAACTTTCTAAacttttttatggggggggggggttgtcacacccggtgatgcccagggcttactcctagctctgcactcaggaattactcctggtggtgctcggggaccattgggatgccggggatcaaactcaggcgggccccatgcaaagcaaatgccctccctgctgtgctatcgctctggcccccacttccTGGTCTTTTTAATCTACAGGCTGGAGAGACCGTACAGCAGCTGGGAGGGCTGTGGAGAGTAtagcggctggcccaggttctatccccatcacccctgagcccaccaggagtgattcctgagtgcagagccaggagtaagccccgagcaccagtggggatggccccaaaacaaaacaaagatatataaaagaggggctggagcaatagcacagcgggtagggcatttgccttgcacgaggccgacccgggttcgattcccagcatcccatatggtcccccgagcaccgccaggagtaattcctgagtgcatgagccaggagtaatccctgtgcattgccgggtgtgacccaaaaagaaaaaaaaaagatatataaaagaaTCTAACTCAGGGTGCCTGGACTCGGAGTCACCGTGTTCCCGTAGGCCACAGAGCGCTGCATGCAGGAGGTGTGTGACGCACGAGTTCTCTGTGGAGCTGCTGTAGCAGGTAGGGCGGGGTCGGGAACTTGGTATGACCTCTGATTTCTTCTGCCAGCCCCGCTCTGTGTGCTGGCCTTGCTGCTATCCCCCCTCAGTCTGGGGGCCCCCGTCTCTCCAGCTGAGCCCATCAGTCAAGCCTACAGCCTGGCGCTCTACATGCAGAAGAACACATCAACATTACTGCAGACATACGTGAGTGGCCTAGGGATGAGGAACGGTGACTTCCAGGCCCAGCCCTGGTCAGGGAAAACAGAATGGGCCCAGCCTCCAGGGACTTTTACTAGAGACACAGCCACAGAAATGCCATCACCTATGACTGGGTGGCCCAGGGCAatcatttcttctctcttgatCTCAATGTCCTCGCCTGCAGAAAGgaattctgggggccagagagatagtacaggggtaagaggctcttgtcttgcatgaggctgaccctgtaAATTGCCGGCGCTGCATATGCTCCCCCAGGacgccaccaggaatgatcatagagcacagagtgaggagtaagtgagcatggttgggtgtggcctccctcaaatcaaaaccaaaccaaacagaaacaagCATCCTGCCTTGTGGCCTCTCAGACAATCACAGGGAGGCACGGAGGACAGGGCCTTAGTGGGTCAGGGTCACTCCCGCaaccacctcctgcctgcctcatGCTGACTTAATCATCCTGACgtcacttgacttttttttttttttgcttttttgggtcacagctggcgatgcacaggggttactcctggctcatgcactcaggaattactcctggcggtgcttgagggaccctattggatgctgggaatcgaacccgggttggccgcatgcaaggcaaacgccctacccgctgtgctatcgctccagccccctttgtttTCCTCCTGACTCTTCCAACAGTTGAGTGGCGGATTCAGTAAGGAAACAACCTTAGAGAGAGTGAATAAGTTTACCCTTAAGGTCATACATGTAACATTGGCAGTGCAGGGGTACCAAACCAGCTCTGTGGCATGTGATCCTAGTCCCACCCCTCTAGAAATTCCAACTGGCAGCCTGCTACCTTGGCCTGACCCACAGACGATGCTATTTGGGTCCTGCAGTGGCAGAATATGAACGCTAGTCAAAAACAGGCCAGGGAACACATTGGCCGAAgttcctgcctctccctcctaAATTCATCCTGCCCTTTCCCCAAGTGTCACCGCTGCCTGGttcctgggggctctggggctcaTTACTCTTCCATGGCTCTAGGCCCCCGTGAAGTTACTAAATCTAATTTCTAGTCTCATATCTGCCACCGTTTCCTGGGTGGCCTTGGGCACTCTGCACCTTAGTTTCTTCACCTGTAAACTGAGAGTGTGAGACTAGGTGATGATTTATCAATTGGGGGACGGTAAGTATGTACTATGCATTATGTATGTACTAAGTGTCTACTATGATTCTgagtcagggctggagtaatagtacagtggataaggcatttgccttacatgtggctgactcaagttcaacccccagcaccccataaggtcccctgagcttccccaggagtgacctttaAGTGCAGAGAATAATCCCTGAaggactgccaggggtggccctaaaaagaaacacaaaaaaacaaaagaaaccaaaaaaaattttgggggggtttAGATTTATGGGAGCATGAGAACTTTGAATAAGGCATTCAACTAAATTTAGTACTAACAATTATAGCAAAGTTAATTAAcatatacattataaataaaaaatatagagagatataATGTATTCTGATAGTTATAATCTATttagattataaatataataaataataacttagCCTTCATAATAGTACATACTATTAGTTAATAGTGTGTTTTCATGGCCTTACTCTACACCAGGTGCTGGGCTACCTATTTTATGTATATCGTTGCTTATCATTTTTGCAATAATTCTGCCACATGGGAGTTATTGATGCTATGATTCAAGGTTGCATAACTCATACATGGAGAAACTGAGTCAGAATCCAACAGAGCCCAAGCTCCAAGCTGAGATCAACTCTTGAGGAGTAGAAATGCCAAGTCTTGGGCCgtagtggtagtacagcgggtagggcgtttgccttgcatgcaactgatccaggtttgatctccagcaccccagattgcccctgagcactgccaggagtaattcctgagtgcagtcaggagtaacccctgaacatcgatgagtatggcccaaaagtcaaaagcaaaaaaaaaaaaaaaaaagcaactctcCTTCGGAAGATCCAGTGTCAAAGAAAGCAGATATAAGCTCAGGGAGAGCCCCAGGGAACCCCCTTTTTCCCtcactctgtctctatctttcatGCAGCTCCAGTACCAGGGTAGCCCCTTCAGCGAACCTGGCTTCTCAGCGCCTGAGCTCCAGCTGGGCAGCCTGCCTCCTGCTGCCGTTTCCTTCAAGACCTGGCACGCCCTGGATGATGGGGAGCGGCTGGGCCGTGCCCAAGGGGCCTTCCTGGCTTTGGCCCAGCACCTTCAGCTTGTGGGGGACGATCAGAGCGACCTGAACCCCGGCAGCCCTATCCTGCTGGCTCAGATTGGGGCTGCAAGACTCAGGGCCCAAGGCCTGCTGGGGAACATGGCTGCCATCATGACGGCCCTGGGCCTGCCCGTTCCCCCAGAAGAGGACACTCTTGGGTTGGTCTCCTTTGGGGCCTCCGCCTTCGAGAGGAAATGCCGAGGCTACATAGTGACCAGGGAATATGGCCACTGGACAGACAGAGCTGTCAGGGACTTGGCTCTGCTCAAAGCCAAATACCCTGGATCGAGGAGTTAAACTGTCTGTGAAAGGCAAAAATCTCCCTCTCAACAGACCCGAGCCTGACTGCTGGACTGGAAGGACTCCTCTTGTTTAGCAGACAGGGCTGGGGTGCCATATATTTGGAATATTTCCCTAGGGCCCGGGCCTTCCTCTGTCCCGAGGCTCCCTGGGTGGGACTCTCTGGGTACCACTTGATGGATTACAGTCCAGGGATCTGCTTCCACCTCTCAGGAGGAAAGAAACGCATCTTTAAAGAGGCTTCACCTCCCGCTCTACAGGCAGAGGACAGGGGGTCTCCTGAGCTCCGAGATCACCTTCTCctaatttgggggccacccagGGACTGCCTTCTTGTCCCAGTCTACCTCACTCCCTGTTTGAAGAGCCGGAGCAGGTGGGCCAACCTGACAGGGCTTTCCTTCCTGGGGAAGGGCAATCTGCTTCCCACAGAGCAAGGGCTCAGATCACatctgctctctgctcaggacaggCTGACAGTCTTGCAGGGGCGCTCTtgactactttctttctttctttctttctttctttctttctttctttctttctttctttctttctttctttctttctttctttctttctttctttcttttttcttttttgggtcacacccagcgatgcacagggattactcctcgctcatgcactcaggaatcctggcggtgcttagagggaccctatgggatgctgggaatcgaacccggttcggccatgtgcaaggcaaacaccctcctcgctatgctattgccccagccctcctGACTCTTATTTTTTACTGAGGTTTTGGGTATGTCTGGGGCCAAGCTCCACCCTAAGGATCCTGTTCTCCTCAGAGATCTCTCCCCATTTCCAACATACTGGTAACTTTAGTgctcttgttttaattttcaaatgttttatttacaaaagttaatttattttcagaaataaaactctTTAAGTTGTCATTCCTTTTCCTCTCCGCGGTCCTGGCTTGGGGGCGAGAGGATGGAGGgacgggggcagagggaggggaaagggggagagcGTCAGAGGGGGGGTGAGGGCAGCGGGGAAGGCTGGAGTTGCCCCGCCAGTAGGCTTGTCTGTGGCCGGAAAAGAATAGCGAAAGGACCGAGGGAAACGAATGTCCCTTCCTTGAGGTGAGATTGAGATGTCCACATGTTCAAGTGGAGAGGACGGGGCGGGGAAGGGAGAGTGAAAGCCGCCGATCGAGATGACAGGCTCGGTGGATGCAGCAGGACGAGGGGCAGAGCGATGGGGACACAGTCAGTCGGGGCGGAGGGACAGCGCAGGGCATCAGGCCGGGCCCCCGGGCACCATTGGGCGCAGATCGGCCTCAGCGCGGCTCACCCACTCGCGGTAGAGGCGGCACACGCGGAGCCCCAGCACCTTGGCCGAGAAGACGctcgcgggggccgcgggggcggcggcgggggcggcggcggcggcggggggctcgGGCACCCCGCGGGGCTCAGCCCCCAGCGCGGCCAGCACGGCCTCCAGCGCGGCCGCCAGCGCCCGGGCCTGGCGCGCCGCGTCCTCCAGGCGCCGCAGCAGGCGCGCGGCGCGTGGGTTCAGCTCGGCCTGGCGGCGGCGCACCGCGTCCAGCAGCGGCGCCAGCGCGTCCAGGGCCGCCGCGTCCAGCCGCAGCCGCTCGG from Sorex araneus isolate mSorAra2 chromosome 4, mSorAra2.pri, whole genome shotgun sequence includes these protein-coding regions:
- the LOC129404281 gene encoding cardiotrophin-1-like isoform X2 is translated as MNPREGSLDPQVGSSVSPLSHLEAKIRQTHSHARLLSKYAEQLLQEYVQHQGDPFGLPGFSPPRLPAVAGLSAPATGHAGLPVPERLRLDAAALDALAPLLDAVRRRQAELNPRAARLLRRLEDAARQARALAAALEAVLAALGAEPRGVPEPPAAAAAPAAAPAAPASVFSAKVLGLRVCRLYREWVSRAEADLRPMVPGGPA
- the LOC101544543 gene encoding cardiotrophin-2, which encodes MSCLLAPLCVLALLLSPLSLGAPVSPAEPISQAYSLALYMQKNTSTLLQTYLQYQGSPFSEPGFSAPELQLGSLPPAAVSFKTWHALDDGERLGRAQGAFLALAQHLQLVGDDQSDLNPGSPILLAQIGAARLRAQGLLGNMAAIMTALGLPVPPEEDTLGLVSFGASAFERKCRGYIVTREYGHWTDRAVRDLALLKAKYPGSRS
- the LOC129404281 gene encoding cardiotrophin-1-like isoform X1, coding for MNPREGSLEDPQVGSSVSPLSHLEAKIRQTHSHARLLSKYAEQLLQEYVQHQGDPFGLPGFSPPRLPAVAGLSAPATGHAGLPVPERLRLDAAALDALAPLLDAVRRRQAELNPRAARLLRRLEDAARQARALAAALEAVLAALGAEPRGVPEPPAAAAAPAAAPAAPASVFSAKVLGLRVCRLYREWVSRAEADLRPMVPGGPA